AATTTCCGGAAAGCCGGGACTTTTCAAATTAGTTTCTCAACTAAGAAACGGTTTTATCATTGAAGATGTTACTACCAAGAAAAAAGTAAGCATTGGAAACTCAAGCCAGGTAAGTTTGTTGGATAATATTGCAATGTTCACATTAGATAAAGAAGTTCCTTTGTTCGAAGTTTTTGAAAATATTGCCAAGAATCACGATTACAAAGAAGCTATCTCCCACAAATCTTCTGATGACGTTCTGAAAGATTTCATGACGGCTTCTCTTCCTAACTATGATACCGATAGAGTATATGCTTCAGATATCAAGAAACTGGCTCAGTGGTATAATATCCTTCAGAAAGCAGGGTATGTTACTCCTGAAAGCTTCGTAAAAGCAGAACCTGAGACATTAGATCCTGCACAGGAAGAAGTAAGCATTGAGAAAGATGCCCCTAAAAAAGCAGCTCCAAAAGCGGAAAAGCCAGCAACTCCAAAAGTAAAAGCTACTTCTGCAGCTAAAGCAGCTCCGAAAAGCACACATACTAAAAAAGGATAATTTATCCCGGATTTAAAATATAAAGCCCTGTCAGTAAATTCTGACAGGGCTTTTATTTTGCACAAATATTCTTCAGAACAAAAGAACTTAAAGATTTACCCTAAATTTGCAATACTTTGAATTCTCAATTTATGAATACCAGACAAGAAAAACTAGAGGCTTTCGGAAGATTATTGGATATTATGGATGATCTGCGTGAAAAATGTCCGTGGGATCAGAAGCAGACCTTGCAATCGC
Above is a genomic segment from Chryseobacterium shigense containing:
- a CDS encoding DUF5606 domain-containing protein yields the protein MLLEKIISISGKPGLFKLVSQLRNGFIIEDVTTKKKVSIGNSSQVSLLDNIAMFTLDKEVPLFEVFENIAKNHDYKEAISHKSSDDVLKDFMTASLPNYDTDRVYASDIKKLAQWYNILQKAGYVTPESFVKAEPETLDPAQEEVSIEKDAPKKAAPKAEKPATPKVKATSAAKAAPKSTHTKKG